A single window of Nicotiana sylvestris chromosome 5, ASM39365v2, whole genome shotgun sequence DNA harbors:
- the LOC138868402 gene encoding uncharacterized protein → MPYHLVGNGQAESTNKVIISNLKKRLEELKGNWPEVIPGVLWSYRTTAKISTGETPFSLVYGTEALIPVEIGELSTRFTQATQESNDEEMRVNLDLLEPRREATLIRMAAQK, encoded by the coding sequence atGCCTTATCATCtggtgggtaatgggcaagcagaatcaacaaataaagtcattatcagCAATTTAAAGAAACGATTAGAAGAGTTAAAAGGGAATTGGCCAGAAGTgatacctggtgttttatggtcATATCGTACAACGGCAAAAATAAGTACGGGAGAAACACCGTTTTCATTAGTTTATGGAactgaagctttaattccagttgagataggagaaCTGAGTACACGATTCACAcaggcgacacaagaatctaatgacgaggagatgcgggtcaatctAGATTTACTCGAACCAAGGAGAGAAGCTAcactaataagaatggcagcacagaaGTAG